A genomic stretch from Candidatus Thiothrix anitrata includes:
- a CDS encoding ATP-binding protein, which produces MPTLLSGRYVRDIVYPPALSELLQAQGYTDYLSRLANKPKILALMMQMMEYGSFYEVFGQQDEGLKRDILLNYYDTVIFKDCIANNQVRDTKSFREVAHFLISNTANLYSYNSLARALSQHDSTVKEYIRVLEDCYVLTELKPYSYSLKEQLKAKKKSYIIDNGFLAQTAFRFSANYGTLFENLVFSELVKQGYELFFISSDFECDFIARKDGQLTAIQVCYQLTPQNRERERQGLLKLKLAVVRQLLITFDQSEPEVDGIETLPFWEVFG; this is translated from the coding sequence TTGCCGACTTTGTTGAGCGGGCGTTATGTGCGTGACATCGTGTATCCACCTGCGTTGAGCGAACTGTTGCAAGCACAAGGTTACACCGATTATCTGTCACGCTTGGCAAACAAGCCAAAAATTCTGGCACTGATGATGCAGATGATGGAATACGGCTCGTTTTACGAAGTGTTTGGGCAACAGGATGAAGGGCTGAAACGCGACATTCTGCTAAATTATTACGATACCGTGATCTTCAAGGACTGCATTGCCAATAACCAGGTACGCGATACCAAAAGTTTCCGCGAGGTTGCACATTTTCTGATTTCCAACACCGCTAACCTGTATTCCTACAACTCGCTGGCGCGTGCTTTGAGTCAACATGACAGCACCGTCAAAGAGTACATCCGCGTGTTGGAAGATTGCTATGTGTTGACTGAACTCAAGCCCTATTCCTATTCGCTCAAGGAACAACTGAAGGCAAAGAAAAAAAGCTACATTATTGATAACGGTTTTCTGGCACAAACCGCATTCCGCTTTTCCGCCAATTACGGCACGTTGTTTGAGAATCTGGTGTTTAGCGAACTGGTTAAACAGGGCTATGAGTTATTCTTTATCAGTAGCGATTTCGAGTGTGATTTTATTGCGCGTAAAGACGGGCAACTGACCGCTATCCAAGTGTGTTACCAATTAACACCCCAAAACCGTGAGCGGGAACGCCAGGGTTTGCTCAAATTAAAACTCGCGGTTGTGCGTCAGCTCTTGATTACGTTTGATCAGTCAGAGCCTGAGGTGGATGGAATTGAAACGTTGCCGTTTTGGGAAGTGTTTGGATGA
- a CDS encoding AAA family ATPase, translated as MKRALLTHNPHWEARFPALYPRALLPVLTKKLALKQVQVLQGSRRSGKSSLFRLLIQHLVEQGVEARSILYVNLDDPYFAELYTDSKQLYSLLDLSESVTGHKVAYLFLDEVQNVTRWEKFVKAIYDNQQVQKIFVTGSNSSLLEGDNCRLC; from the coding sequence ATGAAAAGAGCTTTGCTAACCCACAATCCGCATTGGGAAGCACGTTTCCCGGCGTTATATCCGCGTGCGTTATTGCCTGTCCTCACCAAAAAATTAGCACTCAAACAGGTGCAGGTGTTGCAAGGTAGTCGTCGCAGTGGTAAGTCATCGCTGTTTCGCCTGTTGATTCAGCACCTTGTAGAGCAGGGCGTAGAAGCGAGAAGCATCCTGTATGTGAATCTGGATGACCCGTATTTCGCTGAGTTGTACACGGATTCCAAGCAGCTTTACAGCCTGTTGGATTTATCCGAGTCGGTCACTGGGCATAAGGTGGCGTACCTGTTTCTGGATGAAGTGCAAAATGTCACTCGTTGGGAAAAGTTCGTCAAAGCTATTTACGACAACCAGCAAGTGCAGAAGATTTTCGTCACTGGCTCGAATTCATCCTTGCTGGAAGGCGACAATTGCCGACTTTGTTGA
- the rsmD gene encoding 16S rRNA (guanine(966)-N(2))-methyltransferase RsmD translates to MKNNLLRIIGGEWRSRKLKFADVPGLRPTPDRVRETLFNWLQWHVSGARCLDLFAGSGALGLEALSRGARDVVMVEKHPAAAQALRDNLTLLGARNARLVHDDALRYLGRETEAFDLIFLDPPFRQQLLEPVLEKLFAQALLKQDGMIYLEQESEADTDFARFGLQVHRETTAGQVRSLLLVQSSG, encoded by the coding sequence ATGAAAAATAATCTGTTACGCATTATTGGTGGCGAATGGCGCAGCCGTAAGTTGAAATTTGCGGATGTGCCGGGGTTGCGGCCTACGCCGGATCGGGTGCGTGAAACCTTGTTCAACTGGCTGCAATGGCATGTGTCGGGGGCGCGTTGCCTCGATCTGTTTGCGGGCAGTGGTGCGTTAGGGCTGGAAGCCTTATCGCGTGGGGCTAGGGACGTGGTGATGGTGGAAAAGCATCCTGCGGCGGCGCAAGCGTTGCGTGATAACTTGACGTTGCTGGGAGCGCGGAATGCACGGTTGGTGCATGACGATGCGTTACGCTATTTGGGGCGTGAGACGGAAGCGTTCGACCTCATTTTTCTTGATCCGCCATTTCGCCAACAGTTGTTAGAGCCGGTGTTGGAAAAGCTGTTTGCGCAGGCATTGCTTAAGCAGGATGGGATGATTTATTTGGAGCAGGAAAGCGAAGCGGATACGGATTTTGCGCGTTTCGGATTGCAGGTGCATCGGGAAACCACAGCGGGGCAGGTGCGGAGTTTGTTGTTGGTTCAGAGTTCTGGTTGA
- a CDS encoding M16 family metallopeptidase yields MLKKIVLVPLVLWLLSVSGIAQAAPKIEHWTTSNGLRVYYVHAPELPMLDLRLQFDAGSARDGAKPGLAMLTAQTLDTGAAGLSEDQLAEQFESVGARFSASASMDMTVISLRTITLEKPQQTALDLWLKVITQPDFPQAAFERIQKLTLVALQGEKQDPESLANKAFYKALYGDHPYGQPANGTESSIPALKVADLKAFYQQYYVAKNGLLAMVGAVERAQAEALAEKIAAALPAGAAAAPIPEVKPLTEAKTVKIPYPSAQAHILIGQIGNKRGDADFYTLYMGNQVLGGSGFASRLMKEVRTKRGLSYSVYSYFAPFAQLGVFELGLQTKLEQTDEALKVARDTLQQFQQEGATAEELEAAKKDITGGFPLRTANNSQIVEYVGMIGFYQLPLDYLDTFTSKVNALSSEAITEAFKRRVQPDKMVTVIVGGDEK; encoded by the coding sequence ATGTTGAAAAAAATCGTTTTAGTGCCGTTGGTGTTGTGGCTGTTGAGTGTGAGCGGTATTGCTCAGGCCGCACCGAAAATTGAACATTGGACAACCAGCAACGGTTTGCGGGTGTATTACGTGCACGCGCCGGAATTACCGATGCTGGATTTACGTTTGCAGTTTGACGCAGGCAGTGCGCGTGATGGCGCAAAGCCGGGGTTGGCGATGTTGACTGCGCAAACGCTGGATACCGGTGCTGCGGGTTTGAGTGAAGATCAGCTTGCTGAGCAATTTGAATCGGTGGGAGCACGGTTTTCAGCGAGTGCGTCAATGGATATGACCGTGATTAGTTTGCGCACGATTACCTTGGAAAAACCCCAGCAAACGGCGTTGGATTTGTGGTTAAAAGTCATTACCCAACCGGATTTTCCGCAAGCTGCTTTCGAGCGCATTCAAAAGCTGACGCTGGTGGCGTTGCAGGGCGAGAAGCAAGATCCGGAAAGTTTGGCGAATAAGGCGTTTTATAAAGCGTTGTACGGCGATCACCCTTACGGGCAGCCTGCGAACGGCACGGAAAGCAGCATTCCGGCGTTGAAAGTGGCTGATCTTAAAGCATTTTATCAGCAATATTACGTGGCGAAAAACGGTTTGCTGGCGATGGTCGGCGCGGTTGAGCGTGCGCAGGCAGAAGCGTTGGCGGAAAAAATTGCTGCGGCATTGCCAGCGGGTGCGGCAGCAGCTCCGATTCCTGAAGTGAAGCCGTTAACTGAGGCAAAAACGGTGAAGATTCCTTACCCTTCAGCGCAAGCGCACATTTTAATCGGGCAGATTGGTAATAAACGCGGCGATGCGGATTTTTACACCTTGTACATGGGCAATCAGGTGTTGGGTGGCAGTGGTTTTGCGTCGCGATTGATGAAAGAAGTGCGCACTAAACGCGGTTTGAGTTACAGCGTTTACAGCTACTTTGCACCGTTTGCGCAGTTAGGGGTGTTTGAGTTGGGCTTGCAAACCAAGCTGGAACAAACCGATGAAGCCTTGAAAGTGGCGCGTGATACGTTGCAGCAGTTTCAGCAAGAAGGCGCGACAGCGGAAGAGCTGGAAGCGGCAAAAAAGGACATTACCGGCGGATTTCCGTTACGCACTGCGAATAACAGCCAGATCGTGGAATACGTGGGGATGATTGGTTTTTATCAATTGCCGTTGGATTATCTGGATACGTTTACCAGTAAAGTCAATGCGTTAAGCAGTGAAGCGATTACGGAGGCGTTTAAGCGGCGCGTGCAACCCGACAAAATGGTGACGGTAATCGTGGGTGGCGATGAAAAATAA
- a CDS encoding M16 family metallopeptidase: MRRILTFTGKIRNPKTILAFSCLFAGFFTFPAVAIERVKTENPVYEYKLDNGLKILVKQDKRAPIAVMQLWYKVGSSYEQNGLTGVSHVLEHMMFKGTQKHPDGEFNRIIKENGAQDNAFTSRDFTAYYQVIAADRLQVAMELEADRMRNLLLPPAEFKKEIEVVKEERRWRTDDKPTSLTYEQFNAMAFMNSPYRNPVIGWMADLNAMQVEDLRAWYERWYAPNNATLVVVGDVDPQKVRDLAQQYYGAIKPTEVIPPPKPQQEVAQTGVRHIKVKAPAELPYLMMGYKAPGLLGAKEAWEPYALDVLASILDGGNSSRFAKDLVRGKAIASEASAWYSNDGRLPDLFVLSGMPTKGEKLETVKTALLEQVTKLQQQPVSAEELERVKAQVIAGEIYQRDSQRHQATLLGSYESVGLGYAVADAYVDNILAITPEQVQAVAKKYLVEDGLTIAELDPQPIDPNKPKIAPNFVR, encoded by the coding sequence ATGCGAAGAATACTAACATTTACCGGCAAAATCCGTAATCCCAAAACAATTTTAGCCTTCTCCTGTTTATTTGCAGGTTTTTTTACATTCCCCGCCGTTGCAATTGAGCGCGTCAAAACAGAAAACCCTGTCTACGAATACAAGCTGGATAACGGTTTGAAAATTCTAGTGAAACAGGATAAACGTGCGCCAATTGCGGTGATGCAATTGTGGTACAAAGTCGGTTCCAGTTACGAGCAAAATGGTTTAACCGGGGTGTCGCACGTTCTTGAGCACATGATGTTCAAAGGCACGCAAAAGCACCCTGATGGTGAGTTTAACCGCATTATCAAAGAAAACGGGGCGCAGGATAACGCCTTCACCAGTCGGGATTTCACTGCGTACTATCAGGTCATCGCGGCAGATCGTTTGCAGGTGGCGATGGAATTGGAAGCTGACCGGATGCGCAATTTGCTGTTACCTCCGGCAGAGTTCAAAAAAGAAATTGAGGTGGTGAAAGAGGAACGGCGGTGGCGCACTGATGATAAACCGACCTCGCTCACTTACGAGCAATTCAATGCAATGGCGTTTATGAATAGCCCTTACCGCAACCCTGTGATTGGTTGGATGGCGGATTTGAATGCGATGCAGGTGGAAGATTTACGCGCATGGTATGAACGTTGGTATGCCCCCAATAACGCCACGCTGGTGGTGGTTGGTGACGTAGATCCGCAAAAAGTGCGTGATTTAGCCCAGCAATATTACGGCGCGATTAAACCGACGGAAGTGATTCCGCCGCCCAAACCGCAGCAAGAAGTCGCGCAAACAGGCGTGCGTCATATTAAGGTGAAAGCTCCGGCGGAGTTGCCGTATTTGATGATGGGTTACAAAGCACCGGGGTTATTGGGTGCAAAAGAGGCGTGGGAGCCGTATGCATTGGATGTGTTGGCAAGCATTTTGGACGGCGGCAATAGCTCGCGTTTCGCCAAGGATCTGGTGCGTGGCAAGGCGATTGCCTCAGAAGCCAGTGCTTGGTACAGCAATGACGGGCGTTTGCCGGATTTGTTTGTGTTGAGCGGAATGCCCACGAAAGGCGAAAAGCTGGAAACCGTGAAAACCGCGTTGCTGGAACAGGTGACGAAGTTGCAACAACAGCCAGTGAGTGCCGAGGAGTTGGAGCGGGTCAAAGCGCAAGTGATTGCCGGTGAAATTTACCAGCGCGATTCGCAACGCCATCAAGCCACACTGTTGGGTTCGTATGAGTCGGTAGGTTTGGGTTATGCGGTAGCGGATGCTTACGTGGATAATATTTTGGCGATTACTCCCGAACAAGTGCAAGCCGTTGCGAAAAAGTACCTCGTGGAAGACGGTTTGACCATTGCCGAACTTGATCCGCAACCGATTGATCCGAACAAGCCGAAAATCGCGCCTAATTTTGTGAGATAA
- the ftsY gene encoding signal recognition particle-docking protein FtsY, with the protein MFGFGKKKNQELADISPSPQPVAQPVTQDAGLFARLKRGLSKTSNTLTEGMGALVLGKKKVDDEVLEELEMRLLTADVGVDATRAIMSDLSSRVSRNELADMDALMQALYNKMHRMLRPCAQPLEIVSEHQPFVILMVGINGAGKTTTIGKLAKKFQQQGKSVMLAAGDTFRAAAVEQLTIWGERNQIPVIAQGSGADSASVIFDAVQAAKARKIDILLADTAGRLHTQTNLMDELKKVKRVIQKFDKQAPHEVMLIVDASIGQNALVQARQFNEALGLTGITVTKLDGTAKGGILFAIAEQLKIPVRFIGVGESIDDLQEFDAYEFTSALLAGDD; encoded by the coding sequence ATGTTTGGATTCGGAAAGAAAAAAAACCAGGAATTGGCTGACATTAGCCCTTCCCCTCAACCCGTAGCGCAACCCGTCACACAAGATGCGGGTTTGTTTGCACGCTTGAAACGCGGCCTTTCAAAAACCAGCAATACGCTCACCGAAGGTATGGGTGCGCTGGTATTAGGCAAGAAGAAGGTCGATGATGAAGTTCTTGAGGAATTAGAAATGCGCTTGCTGACTGCCGATGTGGGCGTGGATGCCACTCGCGCAATCATGAGCGACCTGTCGAGCCGTGTCAGCCGCAACGAACTGGCGGACATGGACGCACTGATGCAAGCCCTTTACAACAAGATGCACCGCATGTTGCGCCCCTGCGCTCAACCGTTGGAAATCGTTTCGGAACATCAACCGTTTGTGATTTTAATGGTTGGCATTAACGGCGCGGGTAAAACCACCACGATTGGTAAACTCGCCAAAAAATTCCAGCAGCAAGGTAAATCGGTGATGTTGGCGGCGGGTGATACGTTTCGCGCCGCAGCGGTGGAACAGCTCACCATTTGGGGCGAACGCAACCAGATTCCGGTGATTGCGCAAGGCAGCGGCGCGGATTCTGCATCGGTTATTTTCGACGCGGTGCAAGCCGCCAAAGCGCGTAAGATTGATATTTTACTCGCCGATACCGCTGGTCGGTTACACACGCAAACTAACCTGATGGATGAGTTGAAAAAAGTTAAACGTGTGATACAAAAGTTTGATAAACAAGCCCCGCACGAAGTGATGCTGATTGTGGATGCGAGTATCGGGCAAAACGCCTTAGTACAAGCCCGGCAATTTAACGAAGCTTTAGGTCTGACGGGGATTACGGTCACAAAATTGGACGGGACTGCCAAAGGCGGCATCCTGTTCGCGATTGCCGAACAACTGAAAATTCCGGTACGTTTCATTGGCGTAGGTGAAAGCATTGACGACTTGCAAGAGTTTGATGCTTACGAATTCACCAGTGCCTTGCTTGCCGGAGATGATTAA
- the ftsE gene encoding cell division ATP-binding protein FtsE produces the protein MIEFKQVSKKYPTGQLALYNVDLTLESGEMVFITGHSGAGKSTLLKLVAMLERPSRGEVWIGGKSLSQMGKAHIPNYRRRIGFIFQDPHLLYDRSVFDNIALPLRIAGMGHSEIRRRVQAALDKVGLLGKEKTFPLMLSAGEKQRVGIARAMVNKPTIILADEPTGNLDPELAQDIMFTFAQFNELGATVMIASHDHTLVERMQKRTIVLQKVEV, from the coding sequence ATGATTGAATTCAAGCAGGTCAGCAAGAAATACCCCACGGGGCAGCTCGCGCTTTACAACGTCGATTTAACCCTAGAATCGGGCGAAATGGTGTTTATCACCGGGCATTCCGGCGCGGGTAAAAGCACCTTGTTAAAACTGGTGGCGATGCTTGAACGCCCCAGTCGCGGTGAAGTCTGGATCGGTGGCAAATCGTTAAGCCAAATGGGAAAAGCCCACATTCCCAATTACCGCCGCCGCATTGGGTTTATTTTCCAAGACCCCCACCTGTTGTACGACCGCAGCGTGTTCGACAATATCGCGCTACCGTTACGCATTGCGGGGATGGGACACAGCGAAATCCGCCGCCGGGTACAAGCCGCTTTGGATAAAGTAGGCTTGCTGGGCAAGGAAAAAACCTTTCCGCTGATGCTTTCCGCCGGGGAAAAACAACGGGTAGGCATTGCGCGGGCAATGGTCAATAAACCTACCATCATTCTGGCGGACGAACCCACCGGCAACCTCGACCCAGAACTGGCGCAAGACATTATGTTTACCTTTGCGCAATTCAATGAGCTGGGGGCAACCGTGATGATTGCCAGCCACGACCACACCCTCGTGGAGCGGATGCAAAAACGCACCATCGTGCTGCAAAAGGTGGAAGTATGA
- the ftsX gene encoding permease-like cell division protein FtsX, with protein sequence MSAPTNTKQPPKRKASATKNPLAAWFNQQRNAIQFSMERLWINPLSTWITLAAIAIALSLPTSLHLLLKNLQTLTADKREVPTITLFLKQNVGEQQAKDMAELASALPEVEGVRVVTRDQALENFRKITGFAETLDSLDDNPLPNVLIITPRLQLLGNATLDVEAFSTKLKKYNEVEDVQIDVEWIQRLRAILSIAERIILVVSVLLGLTVLLVVGNTIRLDIENRKDEIRVTRLIGATNAYIRRPFIYGGIWFGLFGGVLSLVIVHLALLFLVQPVGQLATLYGNTFIISGVDVAMTLKILLASSLLGIVGAWLAVGRYLWRDEQLA encoded by the coding sequence ATGAGCGCACCAACCAACACTAAACAACCACCAAAACGCAAAGCCAGTGCCACTAAAAATCCGTTGGCGGCATGGTTTAACCAGCAACGCAATGCGATTCAATTCAGCATGGAACGCTTGTGGATCAATCCTTTATCGACCTGGATTACCCTCGCGGCGATTGCGATTGCGCTGTCATTACCCACCAGCCTGCACTTGCTGCTGAAAAACTTGCAAACACTCACCGCAGATAAACGTGAAGTGCCGACCATTACCTTGTTTCTCAAGCAAAATGTGGGTGAGCAACAAGCCAAAGACATGGCAGAGCTGGCATCCGCACTCCCTGAAGTGGAAGGCGTGCGTGTCGTTACCCGCGATCAGGCATTGGAAAATTTCCGTAAAATCACCGGTTTTGCCGAAACATTGGACAGTCTTGATGACAATCCTTTGCCCAATGTGCTGATTATTACTCCGCGCTTGCAATTACTGGGTAATGCAACGCTGGATGTGGAGGCGTTTTCCACCAAGTTGAAAAAGTACAACGAAGTCGAAGATGTGCAAATCGACGTGGAATGGATTCAGCGACTCCGCGCTATTTTGAGCATTGCCGAACGCATTATTCTGGTGGTTTCGGTGCTGCTGGGCTTGACCGTGTTATTGGTGGTGGGCAATACCATTCGCCTTGATATTGAAAATCGCAAAGATGAAATCCGCGTCACCCGCCTGATTGGGGCTACCAATGCCTATATTCGCCGCCCGTTTATTTACGGTGGTATTTGGTTTGGCTTGTTTGGTGGGGTGTTGAGCTTAGTTATTGTGCACCTTGCCCTGCTGTTTTTGGTACAACCTGTGGGGCAATTGGCAACGCTTTACGGCAATACCTTTATCATTAGCGGTGTCGATGTCGCCATGACGCTTAAGATTCTGTTAGCCAGCAGTTTGCTGGGGATTGTTGGTGCGTGGCTTGCTGTTGGGCGTTATTTGTGGCGCGATGAGCAGCTTGCTTAA
- a CDS encoding ABC transporter ATP-binding protein, with amino-acid sequence MSQPLLEVKHLHTHLHTGATLVKAVDDISFSIAKGETFCLVGESGSGKSISALSVIRLLPQGLASHPHGEILFNGRDVLRMEDAQLRELRGSQIAMIFQEPMTSLNPVFTIGEQISEALQLHRPQMSDEEAQERVLLALEQVQIPHARERLRDYPHQLSGGQRQRVMIAMALACEPELLIADEPTTALDVTVQAEILRLLRKLQDDTGMSTLFITHDFGVVAQMAQQVGVMQRGKLVEVGSTQQVLRHPQHPYTQQLLAAVPENLKRGTPHPNPSPSRGEGLREEFLAPPRPLRERGLGGEGFLEMRGAILQIRNLNVWFPLRKGIFRRTVDHLRAVDDVSLSVTAGQIVALVGESGCGKTTLGRAVLQLEKPTSGSIQLHGQELTGLSASELRPLRPKMQMVFQDPQSSLNPRLLIETTLTEPMKVHGIGANQEERLERAAQILADLQMPREALWRYPHEFSGGQRQRIGLARALVLNPEFIVCDEITSALDVSVQAEILQLLLKIRADRNLTLLFITHNIGVVEYLSDQTVVMYKGKVVEQGATAQVCGDPQNAYTQKLLAAVPRLTF; translated from the coding sequence ATGAGCCAGCCGTTACTTGAGGTAAAGCACTTACACACTCACTTGCACACGGGCGCGACGCTGGTGAAAGCGGTGGATGACATCAGTTTCAGCATTGCCAAGGGCGAAACGTTTTGTTTGGTGGGCGAGTCGGGTAGTGGTAAATCCATTTCCGCGCTGTCAGTTATTCGGCTGTTGCCGCAGGGTTTAGCTTCGCATCCGCACGGTGAAATTTTATTTAACGGGCGTGATGTGTTGCGCATGGAAGACGCACAGTTGCGGGAACTGCGCGGTTCACAAATAGCGATGATTTTCCAAGAACCGATGACTTCGCTGAATCCGGTATTCACGATTGGCGAACAAATTAGCGAGGCGTTGCAGTTACACCGCCCGCAGATGAGTGATGAGGAAGCGCAGGAACGGGTGTTGCTGGCATTGGAGCAAGTGCAAATTCCCCATGCCCGCGAACGGTTGCGCGATTACCCGCACCAATTATCCGGTGGGCAACGCCAACGTGTCATGATCGCGATGGCATTGGCGTGTGAGCCTGAGTTGCTGATTGCTGACGAGCCGACTACCGCCTTGGATGTCACGGTGCAGGCAGAAATTTTGCGGTTGCTGCGTAAACTGCAAGACGATACGGGGATGAGTACCCTGTTTATTACCCACGATTTCGGCGTAGTTGCACAAATGGCGCAACAAGTGGGCGTGATGCAACGTGGTAAACTGGTGGAAGTGGGTAGCACTCAACAGGTTTTGCGTCATCCGCAACACCCGTATACGCAGCAGTTGCTGGCGGCAGTGCCGGAGAATTTGAAACGGGGAACCCCTCACCCCAACCCCTCTCCCTCAAGGGGAGAGGGGCTAAGAGAAGAATTTCTTGCTCCCCCTCGCCCCTTGAGGGAGAGGGGGCTGGGGGGTGAGGGGTTCTTGGAGATGAGGGGAGCCATCCTCCAAATCCGCAATCTCAATGTCTGGTTCCCGCTGCGTAAAGGCATTTTCCGGCGTACTGTCGATCATCTGCGGGCAGTCGATGATGTGTCGCTGTCGGTGACGGCGGGGCAGATCGTGGCGTTGGTGGGGGAATCGGGCTGTGGAAAAACCACGCTAGGGCGTGCGGTATTGCAGTTGGAAAAACCCACCAGCGGTAGCATTCAGTTGCATGGGCAGGAATTGACTGGGTTGTCTGCCAGTGAATTGCGCCCGTTGCGTCCGAAAATGCAGATGGTGTTTCAAGATCCGCAGTCGTCGCTGAACCCGCGTTTATTGATCGAAACCACCCTGACTGAACCGATGAAAGTACATGGTATCGGTGCAAATCAAGAAGAGCGTTTAGAGCGAGCGGCGCAAATTCTGGCTGATTTACAAATGCCGCGTGAAGCATTGTGGCGTTATCCGCACGAATTTTCCGGCGGGCAACGTCAGCGGATTGGATTGGCACGCGCATTGGTACTTAACCCGGAATTTATCGTATGCGACGAAATAACCAGTGCGCTGGATGTGTCAGTACAGGCGGAAATCCTGCAATTGCTGTTGAAAATCCGTGCTGATCGTAACCTGACTTTGCTGTTTATTACCCACAATATCGGGGTAGTCGAATACCTCAGTGACCAAACCGTGGTGATGTATAAAGGCAAAGTGGTGGAGCAGGGCGCAACCGCGCAAGTATGCGGCGACCCGCAAAACGCTTACACTCAAAAATTACTCGCCGCAGTGCCGCGTTTGACATTCTGA
- a CDS encoding ABC transporter permease has translation MTKHEVSRESFSRRIWRKTWQGWGVKLGFAWIAVLIFAGVFAPFLANSMPLLMSKDGVISAPVLDYLTKEDVVVLVMFALLVILAGVSWSVGKRLLIFVVGALLATLLVNALLKPPSVVIYDQFRSTVYTEVDWRVMPPITYAPQDYLRDFGDTGLEAPLEASDRTHWMGTEENGADVLSRMIHASRIALSIGLIATGIALVIGVILGGLMGYFSGVVDMLGMRLVEIFESIPTLFLLLTFVAFFGRSLYMMMIIIGVTSWSGYARYIRAEFLKLRQQDYVQAAVAGGLPLSSILFRHMLPNGVAPLLVGVSFGVASAILAEATLSFLGLGLVDAPSWGQMLNQAVKSSMFNWWMAVFPGGAIFLTVFAYNLIGEAFRDAIDPKLSRNAGVNG, from the coding sequence ATGACTAAACATGAAGTCAGCCGCGAGTCATTTTCTCGGCGCATCTGGCGTAAAACTTGGCAAGGCTGGGGTGTGAAACTGGGTTTTGCGTGGATTGCGGTGCTGATATTTGCGGGGGTATTCGCGCCGTTTCTGGCAAATTCGATGCCGCTATTGATGAGTAAAGATGGGGTAATTTCCGCGCCGGTCTTGGATTATTTGACCAAGGAAGATGTGGTGGTGCTGGTGATGTTCGCACTGCTGGTGATCTTAGCCGGAGTGTCGTGGAGTGTAGGGAAACGTCTGCTGATTTTTGTTGTAGGTGCTTTGCTGGCAACGTTGTTGGTCAATGCCTTGCTGAAGCCACCGAGTGTGGTGATTTATGATCAGTTTCGCAGCACAGTTTACACTGAAGTGGATTGGCGGGTGATGCCGCCGATTACGTATGCTCCGCAGGATTACTTGCGTGATTTTGGCGATACCGGTTTGGAAGCACCCTTGGAGGCGAGCGACCGTACTCATTGGATGGGTACTGAGGAGAATGGTGCGGATGTCTTGAGCCGGATGATTCATGCCTCACGGATTGCCTTGAGTATCGGCTTGATTGCTACCGGTATCGCTTTGGTGATCGGGGTGATTTTAGGTGGCTTGATGGGGTATTTTTCCGGCGTGGTCGACATGCTGGGAATGCGTTTGGTGGAGATTTTTGAGTCGATTCCGACACTGTTTTTACTGCTGACGTTCGTGGCGTTTTTCGGGCGCAGTTTGTACATGATGATGATCATTATCGGTGTCACCAGTTGGTCGGGGTATGCGCGGTATATTCGGGCGGAATTCCTGAAATTGCGTCAACAAGATTATGTGCAGGCAGCGGTGGCGGGTGGTTTGCCGCTGTCGTCGATTTTGTTCCGGCACATGCTACCGAACGGGGTTGCGCCGTTATTAGTCGGGGTGAGTTTTGGGGTTGCTTCGGCAATTTTGGCGGAAGCGACCTTGAGCTTTTTAGGCTTAGGCTTGGTGGACGCGCCGTCGTGGGGACAAATGCTGAATCAGGCGGTGAAATCGTCGATGTTTAACTGGTGGATGGCGGTGTTTCCGGGCGGGGCGATTTTCCTCACGGTATTTGCGTATAACCTGATTGGTGAGGCGTTCCGCGATGCGATTGACCCGAAATTGTCGCGTAACGCGGGAGTCAATGGATGA